One region of uncultured Methanolobus sp. genomic DNA includes:
- a CDS encoding ABC transporter ATP-binding protein has product MGGRKILLPAAVILSGISSLTGILPFIFIWLIVRELLLSTMGSQALINTYAWWAMGTAVGGVVLYFLALMLSHLAAFRVETNMRRQAMQKIVRFPLGFFDGNTSGRIRKIIDDNASITHTFLAHQLPDLAGTILVPLASLVLVFVFDWRLGLACLVPIIAAMAVMGYMMGTQGRFFMEMYMTSLEEMNTEAVEYVRGIPVVKVFQQTIFSFKNFHNSIIKYRDMVYKYTLMWEKPMTTYTVIIHGFVYILIPVAILLIGNSASYAEILLDLFFYILITPVFAQSVMKSMYLNQALGQATEAVNRIDELTDVELLPMASNPKAITNHEISFRDVSFSYPGSEQKAIDDISFTIPEGKTFALVGASGSGKTTIARLVPRFWDVDTGQITIGGNNVKDIAPMDLMQHVSFVFQNTRLFKTSLLENIRYGNDRARPEAIENAVKSAQCREIIDKLPDGLDTKIGAEGTYLSGGEQQRIALARAILKDAPIVVLDEATAFADPENEHLIQKALGKLTTGKTVLMIAHRLTSVMDVDSILVVNKGKIAEQGTHSELMDKQGIYAGMWKEYQKSVQWTIGKEAQI; this is encoded by the coding sequence ATGGGCGGCAGGAAAATCCTGTTGCCTGCGGCAGTTATATTATCGGGCATTAGTTCCCTGACGGGGATATTGCCCTTTATTTTTATCTGGCTGATTGTCAGAGAATTACTGTTATCCACAATGGGGTCTCAGGCACTTATCAATACCTACGCTTGGTGGGCCATGGGTACGGCTGTAGGTGGTGTTGTGCTTTACTTCCTGGCACTGATGCTTTCGCACCTTGCCGCATTCAGGGTTGAGACCAATATGCGCAGGCAGGCCATGCAAAAGATCGTGCGTTTCCCTCTCGGATTTTTCGACGGAAATACAAGCGGACGTATCCGCAAAATAATCGACGACAATGCCAGTATAACTCACACTTTTCTGGCACACCAGTTGCCTGACCTTGCAGGAACAATACTGGTTCCACTTGCATCACTGGTACTGGTTTTTGTCTTTGACTGGCGTCTCGGTCTCGCCTGCCTCGTACCCATAATAGCGGCCATGGCGGTCATGGGCTATATGATGGGTACACAGGGCCGATTTTTTATGGAAATGTACATGACTTCCCTGGAAGAGATGAATACCGAAGCAGTGGAATATGTGCGCGGAATACCCGTGGTAAAAGTGTTCCAGCAGACTATATTTTCATTCAAGAACTTCCACAACAGCATTATCAAGTACCGGGACATGGTGTACAAATATACCCTCATGTGGGAAAAGCCGATGACGACTTATACGGTGATCATTCACGGCTTCGTATATATCCTCATCCCGGTAGCCATTTTATTGATCGGTAATTCAGCCAGCTATGCAGAAATATTGCTCGACCTGTTCTTTTACATCCTGATAACACCGGTGTTTGCCCAGAGCGTTATGAAAAGCATGTACTTGAACCAGGCTCTGGGGCAAGCCACTGAAGCTGTCAACCGGATCGATGAGTTAACGGATGTAGAACTCCTTCCTATGGCAAGCAATCCGAAAGCCATTACAAACCACGAAATCAGTTTCAGGGATGTATCCTTCAGTTATCCCGGTAGCGAACAGAAAGCAATTGACGACATAAGTTTTACGATACCCGAAGGAAAAACTTTTGCTCTGGTCGGTGCGTCAGGTAGTGGTAAAACAACCATTGCACGCCTTGTTCCTCGTTTCTGGGATGTGGACACCGGGCAGATCACCATTGGAGGAAATAATGTCAAAGATATTGCCCCGATGGATTTGATGCAGCACGTTTCTTTTGTTTTTCAGAACACACGGTTGTTTAAGACCAGTCTACTGGAAAACATACGGTACGGGAATGACCGTGCAAGACCTGAAGCCATTGAAAATGCAGTTAAGTCGGCGCAATGCCGTGAAATAATCGATAAGTTGCCTGATGGACTGGATACCAAAATCGGAGCAGAAGGGACATATCTCTCCGGAGGGGAACAGCAGCGGATAGCACTGGCACGTGCGATCTTAAAAGACGCACCGATTGTTGTGCTGGATGAAGCCACTGCATTTGCAGACCCTGAAAACGAGCATCTGATACAGAAAGCCCTGGGGAAACTTACCACGGGAAAGACCGTGCTGATGATCGCCCACAGGTTAACCAGTGTGATGGATGTGGATTCCATACTGGTTGTTAACAAAGGGAAAATTGCGGAACAGGGAACTCACAGTGAGTTAATGGACAAACAGGGCATTTATGCCGGAATGTGGAAGGAGTACCAGAAATCGGTTCAATGGACAATAGGGAAGGAGGCACAGATATGA
- a CDS encoding class I SAM-dependent methyltransferase produces MDEEMYIKALESTGRLSEPAIRNAIKSLKLPEGSRILDVPCGTGKHMQWMLEEYSKVNITGVDIAEAHLEYTKNRLLQAGKIESCEFVKGDMNKLDLADNTFDLTWCCDGLWPGPKEMGCPAEEPYEILDNMVRMTRKGGTIAILFWSSQKLLPGYSFLEASLNATSSATMPANEESKPELHFMCAPAWMRKSGLENIQVRTFAADILAPLDEQEKEGITMLFDMFWAEAEQEVSEKLWEQYKKIRNPESDEYILNNEDYTGLITYTMFTGEVSK; encoded by the coding sequence ATGGATGAAGAGATGTACATAAAGGCCCTGGAAAGTACTGGCAGGCTCAGTGAACCTGCTATCAGGAATGCAATAAAATCCCTGAAACTGCCGGAAGGCAGCAGGATACTGGATGTCCCATGCGGTACGGGCAAACATATGCAATGGATGCTGGAAGAGTATTCGAAGGTGAATATTACCGGAGTCGATATTGCGGAAGCTCACCTTGAATATACAAAAAACAGGCTTTTGCAGGCTGGTAAAATAGAATCATGCGAGTTTGTAAAAGGGGATATGAATAAACTTGACCTTGCAGACAACACTTTTGATCTGACCTGGTGCTGTGACGGGTTGTGGCCGGGTCCAAAGGAAATGGGATGTCCGGCTGAAGAACCCTATGAAATCCTTGACAATATGGTAAGGATGACCAGAAAAGGAGGAACAATTGCCATCCTGTTCTGGTCGTCCCAAAAACTCCTGCCAGGCTATTCATTCCTTGAAGCCTCGCTGAATGCAACAAGCTCGGCAACCATGCCTGCAAATGAAGAGTCAAAACCTGAACTGCATTTTATGTGCGCGCCGGCCTGGATGCGAAAATCCGGCCTGGAGAATATTCAGGTAAGAACCTTTGCGGCAGATATCCTGGCGCCTCTGGATGAACAGGAAAAGGAAGGTATCACGATGTTGTTTGATATGTTCTGGGCAGAGGCAGAGCAGGAAGTTTCTGAAAAATTATGGGAACAATATAAGAAGATAAGAAACCCTGAGTCAGACGAATATATCCTGAATAATGAAGACTATACGGGTCTGATCACCTATACAATGTTTACGGGCGAGGTATCCAAGTAG
- a CDS encoding YnfA family protein, translating into MKTGVEEKCISKSRCFLYTIMLFILAGIFEIGGGYLFWLWIRENREIGFALVGAIVLFIYGIIPTFQPSHFHRIYATYGGIFVVMSLIWGWVFDGTAPDVYDIIGSLIILVGVTIIYYWPRESDE; encoded by the coding sequence ATGAAAACTGGAGTTGAAGAAAAGTGCATATCGAAAAGCAGATGTTTCCTTTATACGATCATGCTTTTTATTCTTGCAGGAATTTTTGAAATCGGTGGAGGTTATTTATTCTGGTTATGGATACGTGAAAACAGGGAGATCGGTTTTGCATTAGTGGGTGCAATTGTCCTGTTCATATACGGAATTATTCCCACATTCCAGCCATCACATTTCCATAGAATATATGCAACCTACGGTGGTATCTTTGTGGTAATGTCCTTAATATGGGGGTGGGTATTTGATGGAACTGCTCCTGATGTCTATGACATAATAGGTTCACTGATAATACTGGTCGGAGTAACAATCATATATTACTGGCCAAGAGAAAGTGATGAATAA
- a CDS encoding ABC transporter ATP-binding protein, which translates to MINFLRKRLALSDKGAKDFQKAVFFTTLLDMALMLPAVFVFLFLDDYLRPLTTPMESVSKGLLYYIVLAIGFIIITWVIALLQYRSSYTTIYEESANRRISLAEKLRKLPLSFFGEKNLSDLTATIMTDNTELEHTFSHAVPQLFASVTSIILIATGLFIYNWQLSLALFWVVPVAAAVVILSKKMQQKNNKIVYDKKRNVTEQIQQGLETIQEIKAYSNEDKYLEELDAKLDDYEKNLTQGELFTGVLVNSAQSILKLGLVSVIIVGANLLVTGGVDLFTYLIFLMVASRIYEPVNEVFNNLAALFYLDIRINRMNEMQSLPIQKGKKEFTPEHYDIAFENVDFSYETGKQVLQDVSFTARQGEITALVGPSGGGKSTATKLAARFWDVDSGKILLGNQDINGMEPETLLKNYSVVFQDVVLFNTSVMENIRIGKHDASDEDVLKVAKLAQCDEFVRKMPDGYETIIGENGETLSGGERQRISIARALLKDAPIVLLDEATASLDVENETKIQAGISELIRNKTVLIIAHRMRTVANADKIVVLENGRVAESGKPDELKMKNGLFARMVERQMGIGS; encoded by the coding sequence ATGATTAACTTTTTAAGAAAACGGCTGGCTCTATCAGATAAAGGAGCCAAAGATTTTCAGAAAGCAGTATTTTTCACAACCTTGCTCGATATGGCACTAATGCTGCCTGCAGTATTCGTATTCCTGTTCCTTGACGATTACCTGCGGCCCCTGACTACTCCCATGGAATCCGTTAGTAAAGGACTATTGTATTATATTGTGCTGGCTATCGGTTTTATAATCATAACCTGGGTAATAGCTTTGCTTCAGTATCGTAGTTCCTATACCACTATTTACGAGGAAAGTGCCAACAGGCGTATTTCACTGGCAGAGAAGCTACGCAAACTGCCGTTGTCCTTTTTTGGCGAAAAGAACCTATCCGACCTGACTGCGACCATTATGACTGACAACACCGAACTGGAACACACTTTTTCCCATGCGGTCCCTCAATTATTTGCTTCCGTTACCAGTATTATTCTGATTGCAACGGGATTGTTCATTTACAACTGGCAACTTTCCCTGGCTTTATTCTGGGTTGTGCCGGTGGCTGCAGCGGTAGTTATTTTATCGAAAAAAATGCAGCAGAAGAACAACAAAATCGTTTACGACAAGAAACGCAATGTTACCGAACAAATCCAGCAGGGACTGGAAACAATCCAGGAGATCAAGGCATACAGCAATGAAGATAAATACCTTGAGGAGCTGGACGCAAAGCTTGATGATTACGAGAAAAACCTGACACAAGGAGAACTGTTTACAGGTGTTCTTGTTAACAGTGCCCAGAGTATATTGAAACTGGGGCTGGTAAGTGTCATCATAGTCGGGGCGAATTTACTGGTAACAGGTGGTGTCGATCTGTTCACGTATCTCATATTCCTGATGGTCGCATCCCGTATTTACGAGCCTGTTAACGAGGTTTTCAACAATCTGGCAGCACTGTTCTACCTTGACATCCGGATTAACCGCATGAACGAAATGCAGTCCCTTCCCATCCAGAAAGGCAAAAAAGAATTCACACCGGAACATTACGATATTGCCTTTGAGAATGTTGATTTCTCCTATGAGACCGGCAAGCAGGTTCTGCAGGACGTCTCCTTCACGGCAAGGCAGGGAGAGATTACCGCACTGGTCGGTCCATCGGGAGGAGGCAAAAGCACTGCAACAAAACTGGCTGCACGTTTCTGGGATGTGGATTCTGGTAAAATCCTGCTGGGCAATCAGGACATAAACGGGATGGAGCCGGAAACCCTGCTGAAAAATTATTCAGTAGTATTCCAGGATGTTGTGCTGTTCAATACTTCCGTCATGGAAAATATTCGTATAGGAAAGCACGATGCATCCGACGAAGATGTACTCAAGGTGGCGAAACTTGCACAATGTGATGAGTTTGTCCGGAAAATGCCTGACGGATATGAGACCATAATTGGTGAAAACGGCGAAACCCTGTCCGGGGGAGAAAGACAACGCATCTCCATCGCCCGGGCTTTGCTTAAGGATGCACCTATTGTGCTCCTGGACGAAGCAACCGCCTCGCTGGATGTTGAGAATGAGACCAAGATCCAGGCGGGAATTTCAGAGCTTATCAGGAATAAAACCGTACTGATTATTGCCCACAGGATGCGTACCGTAGCCAATGCTGATAAAATAGTGGTTCTTGAAAACGGCAGGGTTGCGGAAAGTGGTAAACCCGATGAACTGAAAATGAAGAACGGGCTGTTTGCCAGAATGGTTGAAAGGCAGATGGGGATTGGAAGCTGA